A stretch of Canis lupus baileyi chromosome 7, mCanLup2.hap1, whole genome shotgun sequence DNA encodes these proteins:
- the LOC140636415 gene encoding LOW QUALITY PROTEIN: uncharacterized protein (The sequence of the model RefSeq protein was modified relative to this genomic sequence to represent the inferred CDS: inserted 4 bases in 4 codons; substituted 3 bases at 3 genomic stop codons): MEPPLPPPTHETGEQLMLYWPFSTSDLYNWKTQNAKFSDNPRDLIGLXDTVLFTHQPTWDDCPQLLQVLFTTKEREPIQVEAWKSVLGEEDRQPTQNPDLINAAFPLSRPTWDYNSAEGKERLRVHCQALGAGLQAATHKPPNLAKVYDVRQGKDESPAAFLERVIDXFRQCTPMNPEAPETKAAIIMAFVNQAAPDIKKKLQRVERLGEKSLQALVIEAERVYNNRESPEEQQTKLSDRQTRNLAKILLATTMDDPQERRRYLKKLASGTGKEDGPGPRRERPKLNKNQCAFCKEEGHWVKSCPNKRSKAPAKILEMEDLDNXGSQGSAPLPEPRVTLKVEGQPVEFLVDTGAQHSVLLQPQGKLANKTSWVQEATGTKQYSWTTRRTVDLSMARVSHSFMVIPECPYPLLGRDLLTKMGAQICFHPKGAKVLNKKGHPIQVLVLSLEDEYRLHQMPSAPMTDTDHWLREFPQAXAETGGIGLAQHRPAIYIELKPGADPVRVRQYPMPLVTRKGITPHIRRLLDSGMLRPCQSAWNTPLLPVRKPHSXDYRPVQDLREVNRRVEDMHPTVPNPYTLLSTLPPDKTWYTVLDLKDAFFSLPLAPKSQDLFAFEWTDPEKGINGQLTWTRLPQGFKNSPTIFDETLHEDLGEFXSEHPHLTLLQYVDDILLTAEDQDTCLQSTRDLLQTIAALGYWASAKKAQIHRAEVSYLGYKLKDGQRWLTDARKATVLRIPQPQTIRQVREFLGSAGFCRLWIPGFAEMARHLYEATRHQQNFEWTEAMNRVFNDLKQALLSAPALGLPDLAKPFYLYVDEKDGVAKGVLIQHLGPWKRPIAYLSKKLDTVAAGWPPCLKIIAAVATMVKDADKLAMGQELHVSTPHAIEGALKQPPDRWISNARLTHYQSLLLNPTRILFKAPTTLNPATLLPNPDWDPPLHDCQEVLAQVHGIRADLQDQPLPNADATWYTDGSSFVRGVRYAGAAGTAETETVWVEPLAAGASAQRAELIALAKALAMGEGKRINIYADSRSAFATAHIRGALYRERGLLTAEGKTVKNKTGGSLGGAAILELLRALWLPKALAIIHRPGHQKSDTPVARGDWLADLKAKEAALLVTEIEQIVASCHACQLTNATAHGSNPGTRLRGDHPGAYWEVDFTEVKPGKYRYRYLLVFVDTFSGWTEAFPTKHETAQTVTKKXAGKHLTEVWFSR; encoded by the exons AtggagccccccctccccccccccacccatgaGACTGGCGAACAGCTAATGTTATATTGGCCgttctccaccagtgatttatataattggaaaacccaaaatgcaaagttctctgataatccGAGAGATCTGATCGGACTTTAAGATACTGTTCTCTTCacccaccagcctacttgggatgactgcccacagctcttgcaggttctcttcaccaccaAGGAGAGAGAACCAATTCAGGTGGAAGCCtggaagtctgtcctgggagaggaggacagacagccgactcaaaacccagacctcataaatgctgccttccctttatcccgccccacctgggactacaactcagctgaaggtaaggagagactccgggtccactgCCAGGCTCTaggggcaggtctccaggctgccacGCACAAGCCtcccaatctggccaaggtctatgatgtgaggcagggtaaggacgagagtccagcagccttcttagagaggGTCATAG GCTTTAGGCAGtgcacccctatgaacccagaagccccggaaacaaaggccgcaattatcatggcttttgttaaccaggccgctccggacattaaaaagaaattgcaaagagtagagagactgggagaaaaGAGCTTGCAGGCCTTAGTGATAGaggcagaacgagtctataataatagagaaagtccggaagagcaacaaaccaaactaagtgaccggcagacccgaaacctggccaagatcctgctggccacaaccatggacgacccacaggaaagacggaggtacctcaagaagctggcttcagggacaggtaaggaggatggccctggtccccgtcGGGAGCGCCcaaagctgaacaaaaaccaatgtgctttttgcaaagaagagggccactgggtgaaaagctgccctaacaaaagatctaaggcccctgccaagatcttggaaaTGGAGGACCTGGACAATTAGGGGAGTCAGGGTTCGGCACCCCTCCCCGAGCCTAGGGTAACTCTTAaagtggaggggcaacctgttgaattcctagtggacactggggcacaacattcggttttattacaaccccaagggaaattggcaaacaagactTCATGGGTACAAGAGGCCACGGGCACCAAACaatactcatggactacccgaagaactgtggatctcaGCATGGCccgggtatcccactccttcatggtcatccctgagtgtccctacccgttgttaggtcgggatttgctcaccaagatgggggcacaaatttgcttccacccCAAAGGGGCAAAAGTTCTAAACAAGAAGGGGCACCcaattcaggtgcttgtcctgagtttagaagacgaatATCGTCTCCATCAAATGCCCtcagccccaatgactgacaCTGACCATTGGCTGCGGGAATTTCCCCAAGCATGAGCAGAAACTGGGGGAATCGGGCTGGCCCAGCATCGACcggccatatacatagaactaaagccgggggcagaccctgtcagggtccgccaataccccatgcctctaGTAACACGAAAGGGAATCACACCCCACATACGGCGACTACTGGACTCGGGCATGTTAAGGCCCTGCCAATCGGCCTGGAACACTCCCTTGCTGCCGGTTCGGAAACCGCACT ACGATTACAGGCCAGTCCAGGACTTGAGGGAAGTCAACCGGCGAGTAGAGGATATGCACCCTACGGTCCCAAACCCATacaccctcctctccaccctgcctccagACAAAACTTGGTATACGGTATTAGATTTAAAAGATGCCTTTTTCAGCCTGCCTTTAGCGCCCAAGAGCCAAGACCTCTTTGCCTTTGAATGGACGGACCCTGAGAAAGGCATCAATGGCCAGCTCACCTGGACTCGACTAccacaaggattcaaaaattcacCGACCATCTTTGATGAGACCTTACACGAAGACTTGGGTGAGT CTTCCGAGCACCCTCATTTGACTTTATTACAGTATGTAGATGATATCCTGTTGACGGCGGAGGACCAGGACACGTGCCTGCAAAGCACCAGGGACTTGCTCCAGACCATAGCGGCCTTAGGATACTGGGCCTCAGCTAAAAAAGCCCAGATACACAGAGCAGAGGTGAGCTACCTTGGGTACAAATTAAAGGATGGACAAAGATGGTTGACGGATGCCCGGAAGGCAACTGTCTTAAGAATCCCACAGCCGCAGACCATCCGCCAGGTACGTGAATTCCTGGGGTCAGCAGGGTTCTGTCGCTTATGGATTCCGGGTTTTGCTGAGATGGCCAGACACCTCTATGAGGCCACCAGGCACCAGCAAAATTTTGAATGGACAGAGGCCATGAACAGAGTTTTTAATGACCTTAAACAGGCCTTACTGTCTGCCCCGGCTCTTGGGTTGCCTGATCTAGCCAAGCCCTTCTACCTGTATGTGGATGAGAAAGACGGGGTGGCAAAAGGGGTCCTTATCCAGCACTTAGGTCCCTGGAAGAGACCCATAGCCTATCTCTCCAAAAAGCTGGACACGGTGGCTGCTGGATGGCCcccatgcttaaaaattattgctgCGGTGGCCACTATGGTCAAGGATGCAGACAAACTGGCCATGGGGCAAGAACTGCATGTTAGCACCCCACATGCTATTGAAGGGgcactcaaacagcccccagaccgctggatcagcaatgcccgtctgacccattatcagagcctgctgctaaaccccaccagaattttatttaaggcaccgacaaccctgaatccggcaacgctactccctaacccagactgggacccccctctgcatgactgtcaagaagttttggcacaggtgcacggaatcagagctgatctccaggaccagccactgccgaatgCGGacgccacctggtacacggacggcagcagttttgtccgaggaGTCAGATATGCGGGGGCAGCCGGAACAGCAGAAACGGAGACCGTCTGGGTGGAGCCACTGGCAGCCGGAGCGTCGGCTCAACGGGCAGAACTGATCGCACTGGCCAAGGCGCTGGCCAtgggggaaggtaaacgaataaacatctacgCGGACAGCAGGTCCGCCTTCGCCACCGCTCACATCCGCGGAGCCCTTTACAGGGAGAGagggcttctgacagcagaggggaagactgttaaaaacaaaacagggggatccctgggtggcgcagcg attcttgaacttctgagggccctctggctgcccaaggccctagccatcatccaccgTCCGGGGCACCAAAAATCAGACACGCCAGTAGCCAGGGGAGACtggctagccgatttaaaagcaaaggaggcagCCCTTTTGGTGACCGAG attgAGCAAATTGTGGCAAGCTGCCAcgcatgccagttaactaatgccaccgcccatggatctaacccgggCACCCGGCTCCGAGGGGAccacccaggagcctactgggaagtggacttcactgaggtaaaacctggaaaatacaggtataggtatttactagtgtttgtagatactttttcaggatggacagaggcatttcccaccaaacatgaaacggcacagaccgtgaccaaga ctgctggaaaacatcttaccgaggtatggttttcccgTTAG